CGACCGGTTTTGTGATCAAGAATCCTCAGAGCCGGTGTTCCGGTAATACCCAGCTTGGATCCCTCACGATAATCCCCGGAGATTCGGTCTTCGTGGGCATCAGAGTCCAGGCAGAGCTCTATCGCTTTGCCACTCAAGCCCATCGATCTGGCAAACGTCGGCAGATCACCCACCCCCTGACCATTGCTTCGAGTCTTCTCAAAAAATTGGTCAAGGGCTGCCCAGGCAACCTGATTGCCATAGGACTCTCGCACGCACTCGACGGCTTTGGCTTGCATGGCGGCCGCCGGGTTATGACCGCTTAAAGGGAAATGCTTGAATTCCCAGTTTACGACGCCGCTGGAGTTATCAACGACCGATTTCAATCCACCATGCATTTTGCGGCAAAACGGACACTCAATATCGCTAAATTCCTGCATGGTGAGCCGAGCGTTCAGGTTGCCGTATACGAGCCGGTCATCCGGTGTTCGAGGGGAGGCCAATTCATATTCTCCGATGAGAGTTTGAAAGGCGTTCTTTGCCACCCTTTGTTCGGCTAGATCCAACCTCTGATCCACGATGGACACGACTTCATTGCTTGTAAGCGTCTGCGTGACCTGTGATTGCCCTTGTTTGAGTGCTTTTATCTCTGAAAACTGGTGGGCGTGGCTCAGCGAGAGAACGCCAAGAGCCGCGAAGACAGCTACTTGCGAGAGTTTGGGCATGACAAAAGGTCCGGAATAAATT
The Marinobacter sp. NP-4(2019) DNA segment above includes these coding regions:
- a CDS encoding DsbA family protein, whose translation is MVKIYSGPFVMPKLSQVAVFAALGVLSLSHAHQFSEIKALKQGQSQVTQTLTSNEVVSIVDQRLDLAEQRVAKNAFQTLIGEYELASPRTPDDRLVYGNLNARLTMQEFSDIECPFCRKMHGGLKSVVDNSSGVVNWEFKHFPLSGHNPAAAMQAKAVECVRESYGNQVAWAALDQFFEKTRSNGQGVGDLPTFARSMGLSGKAIELCLDSDAHEDRISGDYREGSKLGITGTPALRILDHKTGRDYLIKGYKTPEQLTQALQQILGS